The following DNA comes from Quercus robur chromosome 1, dhQueRobu3.1, whole genome shotgun sequence.
GATCTTTTGTGATTTCCATGTAGAACTTCTCTGCTAAAGTGCTAGCATTCTTCAAAATGAGCTTCCAAATTCTTAGATGTGTCTATAACATGAACATTACATTGAATAAGTGAGTAAACAAAGCGTCATAAACAATAAACCATACGCAAAGTACATACGAATAGAAAACTAACCATGGCATCAAGATTGACCTCAATCCTAAATTAGAATCTGTAACAAACTTCACTCccaattatttttaacaacaaaagtttcaaattgaaAGTGTGGGTACTTGCCTCGCCATTAAGTAGTGTTTGTCCActttggggagccaagcccACACGGATTTGTCACGAAGGGGTGGGAGTCCAAGATCTTCACCATTTTTGGCTATACACCTTTGTCCCACATCGCCTAAGTAACCCTCCCACTCATGCTTTATATGCCCTTGGAGCTTGCATAAGTAACCCTCCCACTCATGCTTTATATGCCCTTGGAGCTtgcatgagtgtaccactacatgtagtggtacactcatgcaAGCTCCAAGGGCATATAAAGCATGAGTGGGAGGGTTACTTAGGCGATGTGGGACAAAGGTGTAAAGCCAAAAATGGTGAAGATCCTGGACTCCCACCCCTTCGTGACAAATTCGTGTgggcttggctccccaaagTGGACAAACACTACTTAATGGCGAGGCAAGTACCCACAGAAAGCTTTAAAGGTCCAATGgaagaacaaatttttttcagttttcttatttattataaaaaagaagaaagtagtACCAATTCAACATGATATATCACTACTTGTAATTTGGAAagcaaaaaataacaaattatagttcaCTTACTCATTTaacctaaaattttcaaacacatgCTAACAAATAGAtgttgatataaaatattcaccTTGTAACATAACTTAATAAGTCTCAAACAAACAGCTTTGATAGCTTTAAATGAATTTGTCATGGTTGTATTTAAGCTATGGCTCAAGCAATAAGAGGCAGCAAatattattccaaaaaaaactaTTCGCTTCTTGTCTTAAATTTTCAAGAGGGTTGTCACCTTGAATTCAACTAAATTCTCTTAATTCCATCAGTCACAGCACAAACCAGTTGACAtgaaaagtaacaaaaaataatCCAAACAACAATAGAGAACTTTCATGGAACAGACATAAATTTTTTACCAAGCATAAATCAACTGCACTCAATTTGCATAGAGTACGAAATTTAATGTGCTGCCCATTAAGGCATGCATAGTAACTGTTGGAGCGGCCCATAAGTCCTTTGCTTAGTTGGTTTATGATAAggataatattataaatatactCACTAATGTAGAGGCGTAGAGCAACGTTCCAGACAAACCCGTCGGCCTTGTATCCACTGACACATGGCAACAGTATGGAGTCTACGGCTCCAAGCTGACGGGGTCAACTTAGGGCGAAGATAGAAAGCTGACGCCAATAGGCAGGAGGGGGTATGCGAGTTTGATGGTTCTAACATGGCCCTACTTATGTATGCTGTATATGGAAATATCTTGTGCCCCACGCTCAGTGCTAATCAAAaggactcctacaaggaaaggattccGCAAAATACATTCATGGAGACtcttataaggaaaagacttctaagcCAAGGAAGAGTGGTCAACCCTTTaccactataaaaacccaagacTCTCATAAACGAAGGTACACATAATTCACCccagctctggcactctagagttgtgagaagttctgACTTGACCTTCAGagagtatttggccggcaccacaccggtgctctctgtgaGGTCTTTTCTTTTCGTTTTGCAGGTATTGTTTTGAGCACGTGAGGCCGTGTGACTTACTGTTGATTTCTCTGTGGGGAAAACAATGATTTGTAAGCCATATTATCGCCTCGCGGACAaaaagttgcatggtacttactcgctTGATggcaaccaccaccaacaatcaAGGTGACAAATCACGACCCACTACCTTGGAAAGGCAAGTCCAAACCCTCACAACAGCAGTGGAATGCCTCACTAAGCAGAATCATGACTTGGAGGAACAACTGCACCAGAAGAACGTGGTAATGGACACCCAAAAGGAAGACCAAGAAGGCACTAATGCTGAGAGAAGGAACCAAGAAGGACCAGAAGGTAGCAACGCCCCGAGCAGGCTAGAACGATAGGATACTAGTCGCCCATTTGTCACTGATATGGTTCCACCTCAAATTGTAGCTGAGATGCAAATGATGAAAGAACGGATGGATTTTATGATAAATGCCCTTAAAGGATAAGTTTCCACTAACCTTGATGATTTAGTCCACCGAACTGATTCACCATTCATAGCATCTGTCACTACATTCCCACTTCCATCGAAGTTTCACATGTCGTAGGTGGAAAACTACGATGGATCAAAGGACCCCTAAGATCACCTGGAGTCTTTCAAGGCCCTGATGCACCTACAAAGGATACCAGATGTGTACAAAGCCTTCCTTAACACTAAAGGGATCTACAAGGATCTAGTTTAGTAGGCTGACGCCCAACTCCATTGGTACCTTCAAAGAGTTAAGCGCTCAGTTCGCCTCACACTTCATCGAGGGACACAGGTATAAGAAGTCTACTGCATGCCTCATGAACATTAAGCAGCGAGAGGATGAGACGCTGAGATCCTACCTCACCCGCTTTAACGAAGAGGCTCTCTCGATAGATGAAGCCGATGACAAGATACTTGTGGCTGCCTTCACAAACGGACTACGGAAGGGTAACTTCTTGTTTTCCCTATACAAGAATGACCCGAAAACTATGTTAGATGTGCCGTACAGGGCAACAAAGTACATGAACACGGAAGATGCATTGTCGGCTCGAGAAGAGAGGCCTAAGAAGAGGGAAAGATAGGAAGACATACAGACGGACAGGGGGCGTAGGATGGCTAGGACTAGAGAATAGCGAGAGGACAGACGCTCCAAACCCCCTGCGGGGAAGTTCACGAGTTTCACCCCATTAACCGCCCTGATCGATCAAGTCTTGATACAAATCAAAGACGAAGGAGCCCTGAGATTCCCTGGCAAGCTGGAGGGAGATCCCAATAAGAGATCTCTAAggacaagtattgtcgcttccaccgtgaccatggtcatgACACTACCGATTGCtatgacttgaagcaacaaattgaaGCTCTTATAAGGCAAGGAAAGCTACAAAGGTTCATCAGCAAGGAGAGAGCGGACCTGCCTTAAGAGCATGCCCCCGACGAGATAATGAGCACCTTAGACCACCCATAGGAGATATAAGAATGATCGTAGAGGGCATGACTATTGGGTTGTTCCAAAAAGCCCGTAAAACTTACCTCAGGATGGTTCAGAACGTCCAACTGATGGGTTTCGTACCAAAGATGATGAGGATTGACAACCCCATTATTGGGTTCTCGAAAGAAGACACTCAACGTCTTCACCACTCGCATGACGACGCACTTGTTGTTAGCATACAAGTAGGGGATTACAATACGCACCGAGTTCTAGTTGACAACGGCAGTTTAGCCGACATCCTTTATTATCCAGCATTCCAATAGATAAGGATTTATAGAGAACACCTGGTTTCGATGAACACCCCACTCGTTGGCTTTAGAGGAACGAAGGTATTCCCCTTGGGCGTGGTCACATTGTCCGTCATGGTTGGCGACTACCCCCAGCAGATCACTAAGGACGTGACATTCCTAGTGGTCGACTGTTCGTCTGCTTACAATGCCATACTAGGACAACCTACCCTCAATTCATGGAAGGCAGTAACCTCAAACTACCATCTAATGATCAAATTCCCTACAGattatggggtaggagagctgcGTAGAAATCAGGTGGCGGCACatgaatgctacgtagctatgatggagatgGACGACCACCTCCAGGCCACGAATATAGAAAAACATCAGACAGTGACAGAGCCCGTTGAAAGGCTTGAAGAGATAGTTCTTGACGACTCCAAGCCTAACCAAACGACAAAGATCAGTACCCTCACCAGCCCAATAGTCCACCAAGCATTCACGACTTTTCTCAAAGATAACCAAGATGTATTTTCCTGGAGCCATGAGGACATGCCAGGAATAGACCCTTCAATCATGGTGCATAGACTGAATGTGTCGCCCTCCTTTCCACCCATTCGTTAGAAGAAGCAGGTATTCGCCCTAGAACGAGatcaagcaatagcggaagaagTTCACAAGCTACAAGAAGCAAACTTCATTAGGGAAGTTTACTACACTGACTGGTTGGCAAACATGATGATGGTCAAGAAAGCCAGcgggaaatggaggatgtgcgtagacttcattGACCTGAataaagcatgccccaaagatagttACCCCCTCCCATGGGTTGACATCCTGGTTGACTCTACGACTCAACACCAGTTATTAAGCTTCATGGACACTTTTTCAGGTTACATCCAAATTAGAATGCACGAAGccgatcaggagaagacttcattCATAACTAGCCAGAGCCTCTTTCGCTATAAAATGATGCCATTTTGCCTCAAAAACACGGGTGCAACATATCAGaggctcatgaacaagatgttcacACAACAGATTGGGAGAAATGTCCGAGTCTATATTGACGACATGTTGGTAAAAAGCTGAAAGGAGGAAGATCACTTGGAAGACCTCAGGGAAACATTTGACACCCTACgttcctacaacatgaagctcaatcccaGAAAGTGTGCCTTCGGAGTAACAACAGGAAAGttcctgggattcatggtgttTCATAGGGGAATCAAGGCCAACCTAGACAAGATCcgggccataatggagatggcacCCCCAAGGAATGTAAAAGAAGTACAAAGCCTTAATGGTAAAATAGCAGCCCTAaataggttcgtgtcaagggAACGGACAAATGTCTACCTTTCTTTCATACGCTGAAAAAATCTTTTGAGTGGACAATGTCAGTAGGCATTCGAGGACCTTAAGACCTACTTATCGTCTCCCTCGTTGCTAAGCCCTTCCCAGCTTGGGGAAGAAATGTTCCTTTACTTAGCGGTATCCTCAGCggccgtcagcgcggccttagTCAGGGAAGAAGAGAAGGTGCAAAAGCCCATGTACTATGTGAGACGAGCACTCTGAGGTGCAGAAGAAAGATACCCATTAATGGAAAAGCTCGCCTTCACTTTAGTTACAACAACCCGTAAGCTcaagccatacttccaagccCACACGGTGATCATCCTGATTGACAAACCTTTACAGCGAGTGATGAGCAATCCCGAAGCTGCTGGACGGATGGCATTATGGGCAATAGAGTTGAGTGAATTCGACATACAGTACCACCCGCGTACTGCCATCAAAGGCCAAGTGGTCATTGACTTCATCGTGGAATTCACAAACATAGAATGCCAGGAAGCAGGAGATTATCCTTAGTGGAGCGTACACACAGACGGTTCATCCAATAGACAAGCTGATGGGGCAGGCATTAAACTTCGTTCTACAGAAGGTGAtgagattgaatgtatggttcGCCTTGACTTTCCTACAACCAACAATGAGGCGGAATATGAAGCACTAGTAGCAGGTTTAGATCTCACCAAAGTAGTGGGAGCCGCGAGTGTGGTTATTTATTATGACTCTCAGGTTGTCACGAACCAAGTAAACGGTGATTACGAGTGTAAAAGCAAGAGGATGAAGAAGTACTTAGAGCAAGCAAAGAAAAGGGTAGATGACTTACAGGGCAAGATTGTTCAAATCCCCAGAGAAGAGAACGAGCAAGCCTACCGTCTTGCCAAGGCCGTGTCAGCAGAGCACATGGTCATTTCTGACAAGGTACTCTCCTTTATTCAACTTTCGCCATTGATAGAAGTCATCAATATGCAGGAAATAGGTTCCAAGAGCCATTGGACCACCCCTATAGTCTCTTGTTTGAAAGACGGTGCATTACCCAATGGTAAGGAAGCCGCAAGGAAGCTGAAGGTTCAAGTAGCACGATTCGTTCTAATAAAGGACGTATTGcacaaaagaggcttctcccgCCCATACCTAAGGTGTTTGAGTCCTGAGGAAGCAAATtatgtcatgagagaagtccacGAAGGAATCTGCGGGAACCACTCAAGATCACGATTATTAGTACACAAACTGATTCGGGCCGAATACTACTGGCCCACCACACAGAAGGACACCCAAGCTTATGTCAAAACCTGTGACAAGTGCCAAAGGTTCAACAATGCCGTCAGACAGCCGTCGGAAGAATTAACTCTAATAACGACCCCGTGgccatttgctcaatggggattagacattatAGGCCCATTCCTAGTAGCGGCACGGTAGCTGAAATTCCTTATAGTAGGTATAGACTACTTCACGAAGTGGGTAGAAGCTGAAACCTTGGCCACCATCACAAAAAAGAATGTACGGAGCTTTGTCTGGAGGCACATCATTTGTAGATACGGGATCCCTAGAGTCTTGGTCTCAGATAACGGAAAGCAATTCGACAACGACTCCTTCAAGGACTTTTGCTCGCAGTTGGGAAttaagaaccactactcctcccctgCCCACCCTCAAGCCAATGGGCAAGTTGAGGTCACAAACTGATCCTTACTTAAAATTATCAAGACTTGGCTCGAGgaggcaaagggtatatggctcGAAGAGCTTCCAAGCAtgctatgggcatacaggacaacaGCCCAAACACCTACTGGGGAAACATTGTTTTGGTTAGCATATGGAAGCGAGGCAGTTATTCCAGCAGAGGTCGGGCTCACAAGCTATAGGGTGGATTACCACaatgaagagaaaaatgatGAAGCAATGCGTCTACAGCTTGATCTACTGGACAAAGTCAGGGCAACGGCAGAGCAGAGACTCGCACGATACCAGGACCTCATGGCCAAGCACTATAACTCCTAGGTCAAGTACAGAGACTTCAAGGTGGGAGACCTCGTCCTGAGAAAGGTAATGGGCGCCGCTAGAGACTTCGCCCAAGGAAAGCTCGACCCTAACTGGAAAGGACCTTACAGAATCACGTCATGGTAGAGAAAAGGCACCTACCACGGAAGTTGCACCATCCGTGGAACACCAagcacctacggaagtactaccagtaAAGATGATAACGTGGAGAGCAACACTTTTCGTTTGCAGTTTACTTTAGTTAATTTTAGCTACACTCCCCAGTTTGCAGTttactttagttaatttttgccacaaatactttttaagcccaaaaggcgagttttcttttttctttaaagaacTACTTTCTACAAATGCATGGTTTAtcataataagaggagttttattcagaTATGACTAATGtgtttttctacaaaatattatcaagtccataaagtggacaagttcattagtccataaagtggacgagtttGTTACCAAGTTCATAAAATGGATGAGTTCattagtccataaagtggacgagtttattgTTAAGTCCCTAAAATGGACGGGTTTATTactaagtccataaagtggacaagttcattatcaagtccataaaatggacaagttcattagtccataaagtggacgagtttactactaagtccataaagtggacgagtttattaccaagtccataaaatggacgagTTTATTAGTCCTTAAAGTGGACAAGTCCACAGAGTGGGTGAGTTTATtactaagtccacaaagtggacgagtttattaTTAAGTCCTgaaagtggacgagtttattaTTAAGTCCCTAACATAGACAAGTTcattatcaagtccataaagtggacaagTCCACGAAGTGGACGGGTTTATtgctaagtccacaaagtggacgagtgtattatcaagtccataaagtggacgagtcTACAAAGTGGATGAGTTTATTACTAAGTCTATAAGTGGACGGGTTCATTTCACATGTAGACGGATTCATAAAAGCAAGAAGATGAACATACAACAACAAACATACTGAAAGAAACGGATATAAAACACCATaaataaaatgaagtttttacaaacaaagcccaagaaaaaacaaaaagggcaGTGTCCAGAAGTTAGACTACAGTTACagtaaaaatgaaagaaaaatgctaagttCATGAAGCAGGGGGGTCTTGTGGGGCCTCGTCACCCTAGAGAGGAAGGTTTGGGGCATCCCAAGCTAAAGGGTCGTCAGCAACTAAAGGATTGGCCGATAGAGTTAGAGGAACGATGGGAGGATTTAAGGCAGGCTAAGCAAGGACGACGCCGTCATCTTGAGTGTCCTGATCCGACTCGGTAGAGTCGTCAGTCTCTTCTGGAACAACGTCACTTGCAGGTGTTGTTGGCAAGGTCATCCATTGAGACCTTTGCCAAGTCCAAGTGAGGGTAATTGGATTTGACCTGTTTAAGGCAATCCTCAAACCCCATACCATAATATTCAGCGCAGGAATCAATGAATGCCTATGAATCCTTAAACTCTTTTACTACGTCGGCCTTGGCCATCTCCACCTGGCCCAACAGAGTCGCCAACTCTTTCTCCACCGTCTCCTTGGCTTCTAGATCTTTTTTTCGTTGATGGCCCTCTTCCTCCAGCTTTTCCTTCATCTCCTTCACCTCTTGGTTGAGGGTACGGAGGGCATTCTTGTATTGTTCTTGCCCATCAGTCATGTTCTTAATACACTTTTGCTAACAGGCAATCACCCCTTCATTGGCAACACCCTTAACCTGTAAAGCCTCCATACGAACCAGGGCCTACAAGACAGAGCAACCGTTAgctgattggcatgaaaatgaataagtaaaaaaaaaggatgaaagtAAAAAATAGAAGGTAATAAGAGCAAGGGTAACTTACCAAGTAAAGCTGACGGATTCTTGGAAGATGACGGTTTTAGCTAAAGCAAGATGACATGGGCAAAGTACTCCCAAGTGACGAGTTCGCTCTGACAGTCAACAGCAGTAAAATAGAGGAAAATGAGGGGAAAGGCGAGATATATATAAGGAAGGATATGCACAGAAGACGAAGCGTCACCCTTATCTAGAAGCGGAGCCAATTGAGTTGCGCCACATGTTCAAGCATTAAATAAAGGCTGCTCGAGGAATCGCCCATAAATgattttccctctctcttgaGCAAAAGAAAACTAATGAATGAAGTTCAACTCCATAATCCATCAGCTTAAACTGACGGAgctatggagtagggggcagtTGATAAGGATAATACTATAAATATACTCACTGATGTAGAGGCGTAGAGTGATGTTCTAGACAAACCCACCAGCCTTGTATCCACTGACACATGGCAACAGTATGGAGTCTACGGCTCCAAGCTGACGGGGTCAACTTAGGGCGAATTTAGAAAGCTGACGCCAATAGGCAGGAAGGGGTATGCGAGATTGACGGTTCTGACGTAGCCCTACTTGGCCTCCACGTATGCTGTATATGGAAATATCTTGTGCCCCACACTCAGTGCTAATCAAAaggactcctacaaggaaagagTTCCGCAAAATACATTCATGGAGACtcccataaggaaaagacttccaaGCCAAGGAAGAGAGGTCAACCctttactactataaaaacccaagacTCTCATAAACAACGGTACGTATAATTCACccagctctggcactctagagttgtgagaagttctaacttaactttcggagggtatttggccggcaccacaccggtgctctctatgAGGTCTTTTCTTTTCGTTTTGCAGGTATTGTTTCGAGCACATGAGGCCGTGTGACTTACTATTGATTTTTCGACATCATCAGCTTATATAACCCTATAACTCATACTATTCATACAAGTCCTTCTTCAGCTTCTCTAACCGTCTCCCTCCTCTATTTGTTCTGGTTTTTCtgcacaaaatttaaacttcaatttttggttttaaggAAAGGCAAATAAGGTTGTTCTTGGTTCTTCTTGCTTGGGTGTGCATCCAACTTGAAGAAATTTTTATAGTCTAATCTTGGGGAGTTCTTTGGCCAAGAGCGCCATTCGCACCGAGTTCTACTCCGGGTGGCATGAATTAACCTTTAAGAACAATGCATTTTGCTGATTCTATAGTTTGTGAGATCTTTCTAACTttgtctatttatttttgtcattgttaattttttagggtttatattgttgaatcaaaacttgtttatttagcCATATTTTCCAACAAGGGGGAACGtagagaagaaagaagtttgagcaatcaaaatcaagcaagccgaattgaaaattacaatttcaaacaCAACCTCACTGTGAAATTCTACCAGCATTCAAATATCACttagtttaaataaaagtaataaaagtaACCCCAAAAAGTATCATTGTGGAAAACTCTTTTTAACGAATAAATTCgagcaatcaaaatcaagtaaatcAATCTTAAAATTACAATTCTAGACACAATTACACAAACCCACTATGAAATTCCACTTAAAATTTCTATACACTTTTATCAAACCATTTGATTAACAAAATTGCATACAAAagtaaagccaaaaaaaaaaaaacaccaataaAGGAAAACCTAAGAAAAATCGAGAGAGAATGGTCTGATATGGAGGCCAAGTCGAAGATTGAAAACATTAGTACCCATGGTCATGCCCTTGCAAACTCTCTACGAAATAACTTGGGTTTGCGTTTGAGAGGGGTAAAGGGTAGAGGTTCTATGCTTGACGGTGGActgaaagggaaaaacaaaagaagacaaTTTCACTGTAGCGGTTTCGCTATGTGACAGCAGCAGGCTAGTGGAGACAATCCTACGTCCTATCTCGCTTCACAAAGTTTCTTCTCGCAGAGGAAAAATGGGCCGTGGAAAAATTGAAGTGAAGTTGAGAAT
Coding sequences within:
- the LOC126713286 gene encoding uncharacterized protein LOC126713286, with the translated sequence MVRLDFPTTNNEAEYEALVAGLDLTKVVGAASVVIYYDSQVVTNQVNGDYECKSKRMKKYLEQAKKRVDDLQGKIVQIPREENEQAYRLAKAVSAEHMVISDKVLSFIQLSPLIEVINMQEIGSKSHWTTPIVSCLKDGALPNGKEAARKLKVQVARFVLIKDVLHKRGFSRPYLRCLSPEEANYVMREVHEGICGNHSRSRLLVHKLIRAEYYWPTTQKDTQAYVKTCDKCQRFNNAVRQPSEELTLITTPWPFAQWGLDIIGPFLVAARYGIPRVLVSDNGKQFDNDSFKDFCSQLGIKNHYSSPAHPQANGTTAQTPTGETLFWLAYGSEAVIPAEVGLTSYRVDYHNEEKNDEAMRLQLDLLDKVRATAEQRLARYQDLMAKHYNS